The Lycium barbarum isolate Lr01 chromosome 12, ASM1917538v2, whole genome shotgun sequence genome includes a region encoding these proteins:
- the LOC132621193 gene encoding zinc finger protein ENHYDROUS-like, whose protein sequence is MNDCSDHEAAPCKETAKKKRNLPGMPDPNAEVVALSPKTLLATNRFVCEICNKGFQRDQNLQLHRRGHNLPWKLRQRTSNEVKKRVYVCPEPTCVHHDRSRALGDLTGIKKHFCRKHGEKKWKCDKCSKKYAVQSDLKAHLKICGTKEYKCDCGTMFSRRDSFITHRAFCDVLAKDGEKAQNAVTTPIADEDCKVQAVVSSTPPPPTPPTPPPASEPPAVPSPAAPEPLPPPVTQSTDLMSSDSPIQNPELVESPRTNSTGTITKQVMEETTAKTRLSGICSSSSSSGCTTSSSIFPSLTGISSSSRSSSSNGSTTTTSIFPSLTGICSSTRSSSSNGSTGNISIFPSLTGISSSSRNSSSNGSTSSSSIFGSSTGICSSSSSSSSNKSTSSSSIFTSLTGICSSSSSSASSNRSANSSTFASLFASSTCSGSLPLPSQAPQFTDWFQSVAPAPPPDMEPPSSMEPISLCLAMNHGSSVFGPAGQERRQYAAAAPQPAMSATALLQKAAQMGATSTNSSLLRGLGIGILSSASSSSGQQEWSGRQIDTNGATLAAGLGLGLPCDDGSGLKELMLGTPSVFGPKLPTLDLLGLGMAAGGGPTPGLSALITSMGGNLDVAAAAGSFDSGEFCGKELGRSS, encoded by the exons ATGAACGATTGCTCGGATCATGAGGCAGCTCCTTGTAAAGAAACAGCAAAGAAAAAGAGGAATCTCCCTGGAATGCCAG ATCCTAATGCGGAAGTCGTCGCGTTGTCACCAAAGACTCTATTGGCAACAAACCGATTTGTGTGCGAAATTTGCAATAAAGGGTTTCAGAGAGACCAGAATTTGCAGCTTCATAGAAGGGGTCACAATTTGCCTTGGAAGCTAAGGCAGAGAACAAGCAATGAGGTGAAGAAGAGAGTCTATGTTTGCCCCGAACCTACGTGTGTTCACCATGATCGTTCACGGGCATTGGGTGATTTGACTGGGATCAAGAAGCATTTCTGCCGGAAACACGGTGAGAAGAAGTGGAAATGCGACAAGTGTTCGAAGAAGTACGCGGTTCAGTCTGATTTGAAGGCTCATTTGAAGATTTGTGGAACTAAAGAGTATAAATGTGATTGTGGGACTATGTTTTCAAG GAGGGATAGCTTTATCACGCACAGGGCATTTTGTGATGTATTAGCGAAAGACGGTGAGAAAGCACAGAATGCAGTTACAACTCCTATTGCTGATGAGGACTGTAAGGTTCAAGCTGTTGTTTCATctacaccaccaccaccaacacctCCTACTCCCCCACCAGCTTCAGAGCCTCCAGCTGTTCCTTCACCAGCTGCCCCGGAGCCTCTACCACCTCCTGTTACTCAGTCAACTGATTTAATGTCTTCTGATTCTCCCATCCAGAATCCAG AGTTGGTGGAGAGTCCACGCACAAATTCCACTGGAACCATTACCAAACAGGTTATGGAAGAAACAACAGCTAAAACGAGGTTGTCTGGAATCTGCAGCAGTAGCTCAAGCTCTGGATGTACCACCAGTAGCAGCATTTTTCCAAGCTTGACTGGAATCTCTAGCAGCAGTAGGAGCTCAAGCAGTAATGGAAGTACCACCACCACCAGCATTTTTCCAAGCTTGACTGGAATATGCAGCAGCACTAGGAGCTCGAGCAGTAATGGAAGTACCGGAAACATCAGCATTTTTCCAAGCTTGACTGGAATCTCTAGCAGCAGTAGAAACTCGAGCAGTAACGGAAGTACCAGCAGCAGCAGCATTTTTGGAAGTTCCACTGGAATCTGTAGCAGCAGCAGTAGCTCTAGCAGTAACAAAAGTACCAGCAGCAGCAGCATTTTTACAAGCTTGACTGGAATCTGTAGCAGCAGCAGTAGTAGCGCGAGTAGTAATAGAAGTGCCAACAGCAGCACTTTTGCAAGCTTATTTGCTTCATCAACTTGTTCAGGAAGTTTGCCTTTGCCGTCTCAAGCACCTCAATTTACTGATTGGTTTCAATCCGTCGCTCCTGCTCCGCCACCTGATATGGAACCACCATCATCTATGGAACCAATCTCTCTCTGCCTTGCAATGAATCATGGTTCATCAGTCTTTGGACCAGCTGGACAAGAGAGGAGGCAGTATGCTGCTGCAGCACCACAACCAGCCATGTCAGCAACAGCATTACTGCAGAAGGCTGCTCAGATGGGTGCAACGTCGACAAATTCATCATTGTTAAGGGGTCTTGGGATTGGGATATTATCCTCTGCTTCATCGTCTAGTGGGCAACAAGAATGGAGTGGGAGACAAATTGATACCAATGGTGCAACATTGGCTGCAGGCCTTGGGCTTGGACTGCCATGTGATGATGGCTCTGGTCTAAAGGAACTAATGCTGGGAACTCCATCTGTTTTCGGTCCCAAACTTCCGACTCTTGACCTTCTTGGATTGGGGATGGCAGCAGGTGGCGGCCCAACACCTGGATTATCGGCTTTAATAACATCCATGGGCGGTAATCTAGATGTGGCCGCTGCAGCAGGATCATTTGATAGTGGAGAATTTTGTGGGAAAGAGTTGGGAAGAAGTTCATGA
- the LOC132621271 gene encoding G-box-binding factor 1-like isoform X1 translates to MGAGEESTPTKPSKATSTQETQATPSYPDWSSMQAYYGAGATPPFFPSTVASPTPHPYMWGGQHPLMPPYGAPVPYPALYPPAGVYAHPNMPMTPNTLQTNPESDSKAPDGKDQSTSRKLKGCSVGKAGESGKAASGSGNDGATRSAESGSEGSSDANDENDNHEFSADKSRSFDLMLANGASGQNNPATGNPVAMPATNLNIGMDLWNAQSAGPGMIKMRSNQSGVSPAPGMGREWIQDERELKRQKRKQSNRESARRSRLRKQAECEELQHKVETLSNENHGLKEELRKLSEECDKLTSDNNSIKEELTRLCGPEAVSKLESNANAMHLQSNAEEANN, encoded by the exons ATGGGGGCAGGGGAAGAGAGCACCCCTACAAAGCCTTCAAAAGCTACTTCAACTCAG GAGACACAAGCTACACCTTCATATCCTGATTGGTCTTCTATGCAG GCTTATTATGGTGCTGGAGCTACACCTCCCTTCTTTCCCTCAACTGTTGCTTCTCCTACTCCCCACCCATACATGTGGGGTGGCCAG CATCCGCTTATGCCTCCTTATGGAGCTCCAGTCCCATATCCTGCTTTATATCCTCCTGCTGGAGTTTATGCTCATCCTAATATGCCCATG ACTCCAAACACTCTGCAGACAAATCCAGAATCAGATAGTAAGGCACCTGATGGTAAGGACCAGAGTACAAGCAGAAAATTGAAGGGATGTTCTGTTGGCAAGGCAGGAGAAAGTGGGAAAGCAGCTTCAGGTTCTGGAAATGATGGTGCCACAAGAAG TGCTGAAAGCGGAAGTGAAGGTTCATCAGATGCAAATGATGAAAATGATAACCAT GAATTTTCTGCAGACAAGAGTAGAAGCTTTGATCTAATGCTTGCTAATG GAGCCAGTGGTCAGAACAATCCCGCAACAGGGAATCCAGTCGCTATGCCAGCAACTAATCTGAATATTGGGATGGATTTGTGGAATGCGCAGTCTGCTGGTCCTGGAATGATTAAAATGCGATCAAATCAATCTGGTGTCTCGCCAGCTCCTGGGATGGGGCGTGAATGGATTCAG GATGAACGTGAACTTAAAAGGCAAAAGAGAAAGCAATCTAATCGAGAATCAGCTAGGAGGTCAAGATTGCGCAAGCAG GCTGAGTGTGAAGAGCTACAACATAAGGTAGAGACGTTGAGCAATGAGAATCATGGACTCAAAGAGGAGTTGCGAAAGCTCTCTGAGGAATGTGATAAGCTTACCTCGGATAATAATTCGATAAAG GAAGAGTTGACGAGGTTGTGTGGGCCCGAGGCAGTGTCCAAGCTAGAGAGTAATGCTAACGCCATGCATCTGCAGTCCAATGCTGAGGAAGCTAATAATTAA
- the LOC132621271 gene encoding G-box-binding factor 1-like isoform X2, whose amino-acid sequence MGAGEESTPTKPSKATSTQETQATPSYPDWSSMQAYYGAGATPPFFPSTVASPTPHPYMWGGQHPLMPPYGAPVPYPALYPPAGVYAHPNMPMTNPESDSKAPDGKDQSTSRKLKGCSVGKAGESGKAASGSGNDGATRSAESGSEGSSDANDENDNHEFSADKSRSFDLMLANGASGQNNPATGNPVAMPATNLNIGMDLWNAQSAGPGMIKMRSNQSGVSPAPGMGREWIQDERELKRQKRKQSNRESARRSRLRKQAECEELQHKVETLSNENHGLKEELRKLSEECDKLTSDNNSIKEELTRLCGPEAVSKLESNANAMHLQSNAEEANN is encoded by the exons ATGGGGGCAGGGGAAGAGAGCACCCCTACAAAGCCTTCAAAAGCTACTTCAACTCAG GAGACACAAGCTACACCTTCATATCCTGATTGGTCTTCTATGCAG GCTTATTATGGTGCTGGAGCTACACCTCCCTTCTTTCCCTCAACTGTTGCTTCTCCTACTCCCCACCCATACATGTGGGGTGGCCAG CATCCGCTTATGCCTCCTTATGGAGCTCCAGTCCCATATCCTGCTTTATATCCTCCTGCTGGAGTTTATGCTCATCCTAATATGCCCATG ACAAATCCAGAATCAGATAGTAAGGCACCTGATGGTAAGGACCAGAGTACAAGCAGAAAATTGAAGGGATGTTCTGTTGGCAAGGCAGGAGAAAGTGGGAAAGCAGCTTCAGGTTCTGGAAATGATGGTGCCACAAGAAG TGCTGAAAGCGGAAGTGAAGGTTCATCAGATGCAAATGATGAAAATGATAACCAT GAATTTTCTGCAGACAAGAGTAGAAGCTTTGATCTAATGCTTGCTAATG GAGCCAGTGGTCAGAACAATCCCGCAACAGGGAATCCAGTCGCTATGCCAGCAACTAATCTGAATATTGGGATGGATTTGTGGAATGCGCAGTCTGCTGGTCCTGGAATGATTAAAATGCGATCAAATCAATCTGGTGTCTCGCCAGCTCCTGGGATGGGGCGTGAATGGATTCAG GATGAACGTGAACTTAAAAGGCAAAAGAGAAAGCAATCTAATCGAGAATCAGCTAGGAGGTCAAGATTGCGCAAGCAG GCTGAGTGTGAAGAGCTACAACATAAGGTAGAGACGTTGAGCAATGAGAATCATGGACTCAAAGAGGAGTTGCGAAAGCTCTCTGAGGAATGTGATAAGCTTACCTCGGATAATAATTCGATAAAG GAAGAGTTGACGAGGTTGTGTGGGCCCGAGGCAGTGTCCAAGCTAGAGAGTAATGCTAACGCCATGCATCTGCAGTCCAATGCTGAGGAAGCTAATAATTAA
- the LOC132621271 gene encoding G-box-binding factor 1-like isoform X3 produces MQAYYGAGATPPFFPSTVASPTPHPYMWGGQHPLMPPYGAPVPYPALYPPAGVYAHPNMPMTPNTLQTNPESDSKAPDGKDQSTSRKLKGCSVGKAGESGKAASGSGNDGATRSAESGSEGSSDANDENDNHEFSADKSRSFDLMLANGASGQNNPATGNPVAMPATNLNIGMDLWNAQSAGPGMIKMRSNQSGVSPAPGMGREWIQDERELKRQKRKQSNRESARRSRLRKQAECEELQHKVETLSNENHGLKEELRKLSEECDKLTSDNNSIKEELTRLCGPEAVSKLESNANAMHLQSNAEEANN; encoded by the exons ATGCAG GCTTATTATGGTGCTGGAGCTACACCTCCCTTCTTTCCCTCAACTGTTGCTTCTCCTACTCCCCACCCATACATGTGGGGTGGCCAG CATCCGCTTATGCCTCCTTATGGAGCTCCAGTCCCATATCCTGCTTTATATCCTCCTGCTGGAGTTTATGCTCATCCTAATATGCCCATG ACTCCAAACACTCTGCAGACAAATCCAGAATCAGATAGTAAGGCACCTGATGGTAAGGACCAGAGTACAAGCAGAAAATTGAAGGGATGTTCTGTTGGCAAGGCAGGAGAAAGTGGGAAAGCAGCTTCAGGTTCTGGAAATGATGGTGCCACAAGAAG TGCTGAAAGCGGAAGTGAAGGTTCATCAGATGCAAATGATGAAAATGATAACCAT GAATTTTCTGCAGACAAGAGTAGAAGCTTTGATCTAATGCTTGCTAATG GAGCCAGTGGTCAGAACAATCCCGCAACAGGGAATCCAGTCGCTATGCCAGCAACTAATCTGAATATTGGGATGGATTTGTGGAATGCGCAGTCTGCTGGTCCTGGAATGATTAAAATGCGATCAAATCAATCTGGTGTCTCGCCAGCTCCTGGGATGGGGCGTGAATGGATTCAG GATGAACGTGAACTTAAAAGGCAAAAGAGAAAGCAATCTAATCGAGAATCAGCTAGGAGGTCAAGATTGCGCAAGCAG GCTGAGTGTGAAGAGCTACAACATAAGGTAGAGACGTTGAGCAATGAGAATCATGGACTCAAAGAGGAGTTGCGAAAGCTCTCTGAGGAATGTGATAAGCTTACCTCGGATAATAATTCGATAAAG GAAGAGTTGACGAGGTTGTGTGGGCCCGAGGCAGTGTCCAAGCTAGAGAGTAATGCTAACGCCATGCATCTGCAGTCCAATGCTGAGGAAGCTAATAATTAA